The Bifidobacterium asteroides genomic interval GGTTCTCAGGCCTAGTCTCATCACCGGGCACATCCAGTCCGGCCGCCATATGGATAACCGGGCCAACGGCAACGCCGCGGCCAATGCCCACGCCTTGGATCTCCATGTCGCACTCCTTAGTGCCTGGCCACTGCGTGTAGGCCGCCCCTGAGGCGAGCTGAGCAACGGCAGTGGAAACGTTCTTTAAGCAACGATGTTCAGTATACACAAATTCATTTGTTTTTCAACGGTAATCGTTTTCTGTAATTCCTTTTTGACAGTGGTAAGATAACCAGCGTATTCATCACTCGACATGCCGGTTCAACAAGACCGGCCGTATCTTCAGGAGAACTGGTCATCATGGCAACAGCACAACGTTCCACCGTCATCACCGACCCGGTAGGCATTCACGCCAGGCCCGCTTCGGAATTCTCGCAGGCCGCCGCATCCAGTGGATGCAAGGTCACCATAGCCAAGGGCGAGGGCAATCCCGTGGACGCC includes:
- a CDS encoding HPr family phosphocarrier protein, with amino-acid sequence MATAQRSTVITDPVGIHARPASEFSQAAASSGCKVTIAKGEGNPVDAGSILMVMSLGIAKGDKVTVTVDGDDAESVADSLVTKLTQAE